AAATGCATGGCAATGTGACTTATTCCTCCTGGGAGGCAGACGACTTCTTCTTGGCAACTGAAGACCTCCTTCCCTTGAGTGTCCAGCAGTTGTTCTTTGTCCTCTGGCCACGAACTGGAAGCCCCAGCTTGTGCCGGATGCCCCTGTAGCACCTAATCTCCTTCGTCCTCTCAATTGCCACACGGTTGAAACGTTTCTGTAAAGCATGCCAAAGAACAGAGGTCCAATATTCAGTATTTTCATTCCTTTCGAAGCCAACATCAATATAAAACAAAGTAAAATGTCAGATATGATCGAcggaagttaaaaaaaaagaactatatATGTCAGCAGAATAAACTTTAAGCCTCCAAACTTTCAAGGAATCATTGATATGCTAATTAGGGTAACCATAGGAATCACGAATCATCATGAACTACCAAATCAAAGAACTGCAGTATTGAATTAGCAAAGGGATCAGGGACATTACAAGGTCTCCTTCAATCATGTACTTGCTGACCTCCTTACGGAGGGTGATGGCCTCCTCCTCAGAGAGCTCCTTTGTGATCTTGTTGTCAAAATTGAGGTCCAAAAGGATCTGTCGGGAGCGTGTCCGCCCAATGCCGTGTATGTACTGCAATGAGTACTCCACCCTCTTGTGGTTTGGAATCTCAACaccaccacacacacacacacacacacacacacacacaaaaaaccAACATGAGGCTAGGTGTGAAGGGTTATCAGAATGAGAATAACAAACAACTCCTATTATCGCATCCACATCAATATTCCAACTAAAAGAACCATCCTTTTCTTTGATACCAGAATCAGACACACATTGCTGTACAATGAATGGCGTTATTCGACAATGTGCTAGGGCAGGGGATTCATATGCATGAATCAATATAAACATCATTTCCTAACATTGCGGCAAGAATTCATCAAGTCACAGAACAGAAGACCATCCTTCCAACATTGACACCACCATACAATTGCACACATAAGCGGCATATACAGACTAGCAGCACACCACAATAGTACTAGCAACTTAGTCCCTTTCGTTCAAACCTCCAAGTACAAGGTCGTAGAAACGCAAGAAACAAGCCGTGTCAATTACCAGCACTCCGGCCGCAGGTGTCAGGATGCAGCGAGCGAACTCATACAAGCACAGGCACGCACAAACCCAAGAATGGTCGCGATggggagaagaggagaaggatgGCGGGAGAAGTCGTCACTAACCTTGGGAGCcggaaggagagggaggagccGCGGCCCCGGgtggagaggggaagggaggaggGGGCGATGGGGACGGAGACCATAGAGAGGGTCGCCATTGCTGCTCTCCTGTCGAGCCGCGGAGGGTGAGGGCCGTGCGCTCTGTCCCGGATAGAAAAGAGCCCAAAAGGGGGATGCCGATAAAATTGCTGAAGGCTGCTCCTGACCTGGGCCTGGGCCTCGCCGGAAGGCTTCTTTTGGGCTCTGCACGGTCTAAATGATTAGAGAGTTCGGCCTCGAAAAGCCGTCAAGTCCCCACTAGGACAAGCACAAGTATGCGGACAACGTTCCCTCCaaatatggccaaatgggccattcgggccggcccggcatgGGCCCGGCTCGGCATGACCCGAACGACCCATCTACTGTAGCAGATCGTGCCGTGTCGGCTCGCGTGCCTCCCCTCGACCCACGACACGGCCTGTCGGTGAccgtgccgggccgggccggcacgggcacgatttcggcccgacgggccgaaatagataaaaaaaatatatagaaaataaatatatatatatatataatatagaaaaaatatatagaaaatagataaaaatataaaaaatagataaaaatagctacaaaattaatatatatatatataaatagaaaataaccgAACATTtacgtgccgggccgtgccggcccgtcgtgccgcgcgctcagCCCAGGCatggcccgtggcctcgtgccgtgcctggaccgtgcctacagtgccgtacCTCAGACCGGCCCAGTAAGCATGGCCCATTTAAACGTCTTTAGTTCCCTCGAAAAAGAAAAAGCGAATGCTGCCAACGTTCCCTAAAAAAAAGTGAATGCTGAGAGGGTCATATTATTAGCAATACATTTTTCTAGATAATATAATTATCAATACTTTTTTGAGATAATATAATTAGCAACACTGAGAGTGATACAGAACAACTGAGCAACTCTAGGTTTCAGTTGACATAATTAGGTGATACAGGATAGCAGCTAACATCAGACCAGCGGATATTGTGATAACGTCATCTGGTATTAAGGGAAGTATTCAAGTTGTTACATCTCTACAACTAGCATTGGATAGGTATATACAATatcaagaaaacaaaagaaagggCGAAAATGCTAATACACCGAGCATCTGAATGCAATAGTTGGATGCGCCCAGGCATCATTAGTATGTTCTCTTCCTTTTCAGGATTGTTGGAACGACTACGGCAGATCCAATGAGGAATAGAACAACTAATGTCTTGAAGTCATACAACTCTCTAACTGATTTCAGATCGCCAAGAGCTCTACCAGCCTGCAGGATAATAACAGCAATGATCATTAGCAATTATGAACTCGTTCTTCAGGAGGAAAGAAAAACTAGGGAAGATGCTTCCTAAAGCAAGCAACATGATCGTCAGACACAAACAGATCGACATAAAACGCTAACTTAAAACAAAAGCGGGACTCATTATTTCAGCACGAGATAAAAGTTTGATACGGCCACCGCACACTAGAAATCTTCTTTCTAGCAATAAGAAAATTCTATACAGaccagtgttacctggacacagataagggtgtcggaatccgactcggactcggtgttcgattcggcaaagaaaatttggacacgcgaaatacaactcggaatccAACGCGGGTGTCGGAATCCAACTCAGATTCGGAGTGTCCGATTCAGCAAATAATTTTGGACACGAGTGTCCAGGTGACACTTATACAGACTCTCCAATAATGggacaaaaaatacaaaacgtCCATTGGAAAGAGGAAAACATAATATGGATACCCAGATGGTTGAAGCTCAGGTAGTTTCTGGGTCAAGGAAGTAGCCTTTCAGCACATAACAATTTAACTCTGAACTAATTTAGACTCAAAGAATAATTGCATGCGATGGCCATTCAGGATAGAGTCTAACAAGGGTCCTTCAGATTCCTTGGAATTGAGAACAGATATAGGCTAGCATAGCTGTTTCCTATTCAGAGCCCCAACCACCCCGATGATGATGTTTGCTCATCCAGCATCCACTAAAACCAAGAACCAAGGATTTAATGACACTTATTCTGTTGAAGGCTTGAAGCCATAGCGAAGACATGCTTAGGTGGTTCATGAAACATGATGCCTTTCATCTCCATTTGTACccaaaatttcagcaaaagtaCGACACCATTATATTAAGAACCCAAGATGCTATGGTATTTCGCAGTCTTGATGCTTAAGCACTCAAGTCCATTTTGCAAGTGATTTCTTACCATACAACATGGACTTTGGTTCAGATTATTGATTtgctctaataaaaaaaaaagtcaaacaaTAATATCATTGCATCTGTGGTTAAGAAGATGTTTACCTTTACAGTAATAAAAGATGCTGGGATGAGACCCACTAGTGTTGCAGCAAAGAAAATATGGAAAGGTATGTCAACAATGGGTGACGCCATATTGATGAATGTGTTGGGTAAAGTAGGCGTTATTCTCAGAAAAAGCATATAGTTCAAtagtttttctttcctctttgcAATCTGCACTAGGAGCAAAAATATTTGTTATAcaaaacaagtttttttttgtatGAAATGAAGAAACAGCTGAACTCTGCCATTTGTGGAAAGGATCTCAAAAAAGTGCTAACCAACATGCTAGCAGAATACTACCTCTGACTGGAAATATCTCAGTTTTTCAGGCCACAACCAACAAATCAAGGGTCTGCcaatcaacttggagacaaAATAGCAAGATGATGCGCCAGCTGTGGCAGTGAAGACGACCAAAATGCCACCTTTAATCACTCCATAAAGAGCCCCGGCGAGTAAAGACATGAATATTGTTCCGGGGATCATAAATGTCTGCATGAAGATGTATATTGAGCAATACCCCAATATAAAATTTACTTGATGATCTCTTGCATAAACAGCAAGATTGTCTCTGCAAGTTTCAGGGAAACATGTTAGCAACAGATGTCGTATTCCAGAACTATATCCACTCATTTCATTGCTAACATATTCTATAAAGATTGCAGATATGAACAATTACTACATAGTCATCACTATGAATACGAAGATAGCAAGATTTTCTTGTCATCCACTAATAACAGAGTCAAGCAGAAAATCAACCAGAACGAATTGGCTATGCATTTAGTACCATCTGTAATAACAACTAAGATTCAAAATTCTGAGAATACTATGGTTAAACCAGTATATGTAAAATgttcaaataggaaaagagCATCAGATGTATTCAGCTGTATTTTTAAACACTGTAAGTATTAAGTAGTAACCAAAATGTAAAGACACCTCAATGTGCTACATTTGGTAAGTGCTAACAATTGGAGATCATGGACACATTCTAGTACATGAAAACAAGTGACACAACAATATTAATGTCTTGATCGTCTATAGAATTGTCAAATTAGCCAAAACTAAAAGGAGTGGTTATGTTGTAACAAGAAACATAAATGTACTACAATTTGGTGAGCGGTTGGCTGGTAGCAACAGATATGCAAGGTTACATCCTAATATATCAGAACAAATGACAAAAGGAGCAAGAGAAACAATCCTATAACATGCAAGTTAGTTGAATGGAGGTCAAATGTTCTGTGAAAGATTGAGTTGGACAAAAGAACAGAACTCCACTGATTATATTTCCAGTCTAAGAAACCcaaatttcttgaataaatGTTCAAATTTACATTTGAAATGGCTAAAGCAGATATATTTATCTACTATCTAGTGTCAACGTTAAATCATGTTTTCTTGATAGAAAACTGCAAAAGGAACTTAGCTCTTGAATCGTTTTAAATCCATGATCTTGTATTCATGTTGCTAGTTTACTAATTGAAATTTTCGTATTGAATGAACAACAAATCAAAAGGAACCTTAACAAACACTATGGGCAAAAATGAAAATATGTAGTTTatctaactaaataaaaaaggAGATGATAGTCCAAAAAACTACAAATGATTAATTTCGATAGTACAGAAAACAGGCATTGTTCAGTGCTTATATGTATAACTACATACTTCTCTGACATGTAGTACGTAGAGCCAAATATAAATGTGGATAAGATCTTTCGTCTTGCATGGATGACGGTAAAGGGGGCTTTGAAAAATTAACAGATAAGGCCAATATACTTACAAACTTCCCCTTTAATTAGCCAGACCCTAGTGAGAGATAATTTTTTCAGCAAGAAAGTAAGCAAAACGCTGCCCACAACAAAGACCCTAGTGAAAATCGTACAGCAAAAGATCTCCTAACCCTGCCTAATCTCCAACGATGGTTTGACTTGGACCAAGTCCCATTGCTGCAGCCGCTACAAAATCAACCAGGAAAGGGATCCTTCGTGTCCTCTTCCAAGCAATTAGCAACCACCTCGCCGTTTGTTCCTAATTGTCTGATTTGCATCTACCAAAACATAACTTCACCTTGGTTTGATTCTAACGCGTGTACTGACTCGATCTCACCGCGTCACTAATCCCAAGTCTCGATCAAATTCTCGGAATGGTAAAGTATAGCCTAATCGTTAGAAATCGGAAGCCCAAAACTTGCACCAGTAAATCAATAGGCACCTTGCTTGGTACGATTCAAACTACGCTTTCTGAGACACAAACAGCTTCGATCCAAAATACAAGGCCGatcagagagaaaaaagagcaaGCGGAAGGGGGATGCTTACTTGAGAAGGCGGACGTCGGCGAGGCTGCGCGGGAGGCGGAGGATCTGCCCGAACTCGCGGCGGGGCGAGGAGAGGAAGACGCAGAAGATCCCGGCGGTGAAGAGCGCGAGCACGGCCGCGAATGCGAACGCCTCGGACCGCGTCAGCGTGGGGCGCACCCCGGCGAGCTCCGGCTTTCCCTTCTTGGCGTCCGGCGAGTCGTCGTGGCCGTGGCCGGCGCCCGCCGCCTCGATGTCGCGGCGCGCGAACGGCAtcgccatggcggcggcgcgggggacTCGGATGGCGGGGagacgcggaggaggaggctccTACCGGGGCTACGGGGCATGTCTCGGAGGCGGACTCATGGGGTGGCGAACGACGAGTCGACGACGACGAGGGGAGGAAAGGAGGCGGCGGTGCGGTGTTGTGTGTTCTGTGCCGCGTCCgcgtttttgtttggtttttgttttgtttttttgggtGTCCTTGTTTGATCCGTTGCGTCGATTTGGGACTTGTCCTTTGACCGAGGAGTTCGAGTCAGAATTGGGCCGGGCTCTCTTGGGCCGCTGCATGCAATAAGCAGTTTAGGAGAAAATAGACTGACAAACgctatatttatttaaaaaaatatttagtttgtgGTATCTGTCTAAAAATactgagctgagtttctgtATGATTTACTGAATTTAAAGATGTATGAGCGGATATAAGAGTTGATATTATGATAGATTACTCGTATAGAGATAATTTTACGATACTGATAAGTGGATCCGTCTGCAAGAGCAGATACATAGTCTATATTTGTTAGACCATTCTGCGGGGTCAGAATGATATCGTATATTCGCATCCACCATAACAAGCTGCAACAACAGATACAAATAATCAAAcgagtttatttatttattttacgtATCTATTAAGTCAAGATAAAAAATgcacgaatatatatatatataggaaaactagtctgtactttCATAGTACATACTATAGTGCTGCCGCTGTCCTCTCTTCCGAGCGATTGTCTCCTCCACGTCTTCCTCCGTCCGAACCTCGTCACCATCTTCACCTGAAGAGACATGTCGACCGAGgatatatcctttgtggagctccaacgtgaaatagagatgacattcatgtcatcgataccatgagataaaaattccttgtgttgagtttgtctctctaccttatttacgttttcgtatttacatacttgcaatttatcttgctagagtatgttgcaatcctcttaagcggtagagtagacacattagataaatctagagtacattgagatagaaattaagataggtttatcttgtgaagtttttggaactgaatagtttctaagtgtcctaattcacccccctcttaggatgtcaccgttcctcacaaccGTTCCTCATAATAAGTCAGTgcacgccagaccatccgacgttCAAAAAAAATGGGGtagttgggcaacggctagatttggacctctagcctataaatacatCCTCACTCGGTTTCATTCATCTCTCTCATGgcccagaggagttcatacattatgtgtgtcatcaagaagcaagagagagcacctgagttgatttccaagtcccTAATGAACATTAAAGATTTCAAGAGTAGAAattgtgcatctagctgtagtttaggcATGATGTTGattaagtgaagctattggcttattacttttggtggttggcaacacctaaccagtctttggtgattggaggtgtcttggtgagctcttgaagttcttgtgggagccccgggaagagcgattttgcttggtttgatgcccgttaatccggagatagagaagtagcaatcaagagggagcacttgagtcttggtgactcaagggggagctatatccttggtggatactccaacgaggactagggagAGTGTCAACTTCTCGATACATCGGGAAAAGATTCGGTATTCTTTTGTCCATGTATTTCCTTTCCtgtatttactttgagcatttatcttcttgcaagttttaaatttcacAATTTgattagtgtctttgcttgcttgtacAGTTGCCTTGCTCTAGCTTGTTAGCGTAGTTGTTTTACATTTCTTCTAAGATAAGGTTGCTACCTTTTCTAGTACTCGGTTGAAGTATTTTTAAttagtgcccaattcacccccatCTCTTGGGTCACTCGATCCTTTCACCTGTATCTGTATCCAAACAGATTGGATCAGAAACTATCGGTTCCGCTTTCATCCCTAGCGTTCGGTTGCCCAAATGTGCAACGTACCATGGTTATCGAACAAAATTTTCAACTATGTACACCCATCATTAAAGTTTTAGACCAACCACTGTTGTCgagccgagcccgagccccAAGTCCTTCCAGGTGCTTGTCGTGGGTATCATCCACGATGGTATACTGGCCCTCCAAAACTACGGCTCCAAGAGTGACGTCTGGGGCTCAATATTTCATCCCAACACCGGTGAACTCCTGATGCCCTACCATGACTTCTACGCTGCACCCAGTAGTGTGACAGGGTGCCATTCACTGACTCTAAAGCAATGTGATTGATTACTCATCGAGCAAACAATTCTACTTTGAGGAAATCACACATACTGCCACAATGGAcatacactactacataaaggTACTTCAATGCCAACTCTAAAGGGCCATTTAGAGTGGATTTTGCATCTGGTAGTGATTGGTCGGCACTGAAAGTCATGCCCCAATCACTACTGGTTGTACAACCGACACTAAAAGTGGTACCTTAGAGCAAAAAAGTAAACAAGCTGGCTCATTTGTTGCCACTGTCACGCCCTCTCACCCCTCTGCTCAGCTCGCCGGAGCAACCTTGCTCTATCCTGCATAAGAAAACACGAGGGCACTAAGGCCGCCACTATAGGATATGCTGAAGACACCGACCGTGCACTCCTCGCCGACCACCCTTGCCATGTGCTCCTCGACGACAAAGGAGCAACATCAGTCGCTATGGCCGGATTTGGCCACGACCACAAGCCAACCTCCCCGCCAACCCCCACAATGACCACGGCACGAGGCGGATCTGGCACAGTCGTGACAGCAGCGAGGAAGGGCGGGAAGGCCTCGTGTAGCTCAACGGTGAAGAGGAGGGGCTCACACAACGGTGAAGGTGCCCGATGCTAACACGTTTCCACTCACCGCTATAGCTAGAGAGATCCAGCCTTGGATCTTTCATCCTAGCAAGATCCATGGTCGGATCCGCCGAATCCCACCGTGGATCTCGTAAGGGGCGGAGTTGCTGGTGGGTgaggatggaggaggaggccggtgagagagagagagagagggagagagagagagagagagaggccagtGAGGGAGGCTGGGACTTAGATAATCGGATGGAGTGTGGGCGTTCGGCCAACCTGAAGAgataaaagagagaaagagagagaaagagagatcgAGCTGAGCCTGAGGGCATGAGCCAAAATCAGAGCGCATCAAAATTCCGTGTCCACTCCAAGATTCACTACAGGCTCGAattataaaccgacagtgatagtatcagtCCCGATTTGTGTCAAGAGTCGGCACTGGTattgagtatcagtgtcgaAAACCTGGCTCAATCAATGATTGATCGTGGGATGTTACGAACTGGTATTGATACTTCATTAGTGTCGATTCTGGCCTAGACGACGCGGATGACCTATTCTGTTGTAGTGATAAGCATTGTCAAGTAAAGATGACGAGGCTATCGAAGCAGTGCTGGATGCGTAACCATGACATATCGATGAACGAAATGCTAATGATGTGTCATCGTCCGTTCGACGATGATGAGTCCTTGCTTgtcagagaagaagaaggttcgAGAAATATAGGTAGGAGGAAGGAACACGATGATGTCGTGAGTTATCCTTTTAATCTCCAGCTCAATCGTGCTAATTACAGAGAGGTTCCAGTCCTATTAACCCCTAACCGAGCCAACCCACCCACATGCCAGTGTGGCTTACGTCATGCCAACGCCCTAGCTTAACGCCATGCCCGCACAACTCTAACCATCTTACTTGCCTTCTAAACTTGCCTATCGCTACTTGCCTGGCGACTTATAGCTCGTGCCGGACGAAGAGCAAACAAAAGTGCGGACTATAACTGAAGGTTTATCTAGCCCCTAAatatggttttgataattaataataatttctATGgattaacaattatgttgagaattatttgtAGTACGTTCCATATATGATGCATGATTGATAGAGAATAGATTCATTGAGGAATACCAAgaagatcaagagagatgcatcgAGATCAATGAgttctaagtgatgctcatgtgattaAGGAGAAGCTAGACTGGAAGAGATTTGAGAGGTTGAGGATGATCTtaataagattgataataagcATGAAGACCAAGTTACTTATgtagatcaagtaactaaatgtatgaAATTATCAATTAAGTTTTATGAATTAactcatgtgttttgtgcttgagagtgagttggggttaggttccataagaaggcatgagttgaagtgagatattcaatatgtcaAGTTGGatgagcaagatcaagacaagcttagtggacaatttatatgtttgatgcttgcggttcatgcAATAGTGGTGAACCAGATGAAGATAATGAAAAGAGAGAAGTCTTTCATGCTTGGTGCATAGGAAGcaatcaagtaaacttcatcaagctttcgAAAGATCAAGTGAAGATAAAATTAGAAGCTaggatgatcatcgtcatcaagagaagaggagttgatgacgAGTCTTGAAGAACTATAAGAAGCGTCAGGGCTTAGacgatgtgttcgtcaagtctgaTGGGATAGCTCAAGttaaaggtataactagaatttGGTTTCTTGTTTTGTCGATCTAAAGATGCTTGGTCGGAGACCGAATTATAGGATCGATAGTCATACTATCAAGAGAGGCCGTCGAAAGCGTTGCTCGATTATTGTGCTGAATGCTCAAATCATGTATTTAGTGCGGGATggatttgtgttgagagttcgtTTTATGAGTCCGAGGTATCTAAATAGTATTTTGGATTTAACCCTTTGTTGTTGCCAGCCTTAGTGGCGAAAAATGGTTGTGGCCAAGCCTTGGGGGATTAAGTTTTGTACAATAGGTAGAAGCATCTGAATCAGCTTTCGCGGTGTTTCTAGTTTTGATCTAATGTtgttgagatcatgaattcagtaggtatgtgtagccctctgaataaactTTCTATAGAATCTAAAATCACCGAAATCGG
The nucleotide sequence above comes from Phragmites australis chromosome 4, lpPhrAust1.1, whole genome shotgun sequence. Encoded proteins:
- the LOC133915636 gene encoding uncharacterized membrane protein At4g09580-like, with amino-acid sequence MAMPFARRDIEAAGAGHGHDDSPDAKKGKPELAGVRPTLTRSEAFAFAAVLALFTAGIFCVFLSSPRREFGQILRLPRSLADVRLLKDNLAVYARDHQVNFILGYCSIYIFMQTFMIPGTIFMSLLAGALYGVIKGGILVVFTATAGASSCYFVSKLIGRPLICWLWPEKLRYFQSEIAKRKEKLLNYMLFLRITPTLPNTFINMASPIVDIPFHIFFAATLVGLIPASFITVKAGRALGDLKSVRELYDFKTLVVLFLIGSAVVVPTILKRKRTY